A stretch of the Mycolicibacterium celeriflavum genome encodes the following:
- the mqo gene encoding malate dehydrogenase (quinone) — MTDHDRDQEGQPRPASGGLTVADDQRTDVVLVGAGIMSGTLGAMLRILEPDLSITLIERLDGAAAESSDAWNNAGTGHSALCELNYTPQKPDGSIDISKAVRVNEQFQVTRQFWAYAVENGLISDPRSFLNPVPHVSFVHGAANVKYLRRRYDALVTNPLFAGMEFIDDEGEFARRLPLMAEKRDFSEPVALNWTRQGTDVDFGALSRQLIGYVAQRGMTTRFGHEVRDLRQESDGSWTLKVENLRTGRTSKLKSKFVFVGAGGGALNLLQKAGMKEAKGFGGFPVSGKFLRTDVSSLTAAHRAKVYGQPPVGAPPMSVPHLDARMINGKSWLLFGPFAGWSPKFLKQGDVFDLPESITLTNVASLVNVGLTQFGLLKYLVGQLMLSDAERIDALREFAPSARESDWELNVAGQRVQVICGAKGKGVLDFGTTVLAAGDGTIAGLLGASPGASTAVPAMLDVMQRCFAQRYQAWLPKLQEMVPSLGHELSSEPALFDDVWSHGTRVLRLDESSAVTAG; from the coding sequence ATGACCGACCATGACCGCGACCAAGAAGGACAACCGCGTCCAGCGTCTGGGGGACTGACAGTGGCTGACGACCAGAGGACGGATGTCGTGCTCGTCGGGGCGGGCATCATGAGCGGCACGCTGGGCGCCATGTTGCGGATACTGGAGCCGGATCTGTCGATCACGCTCATCGAGCGCCTCGACGGGGCGGCAGCCGAAAGCAGCGATGCGTGGAATAACGCGGGCACCGGCCACTCGGCGCTGTGCGAACTCAACTACACCCCGCAGAAACCCGACGGCTCGATCGACATTTCCAAAGCGGTGCGGGTCAACGAACAATTCCAGGTGACCCGCCAGTTCTGGGCGTATGCCGTGGAGAACGGGTTGATCAGCGATCCGCGCAGCTTCCTCAATCCCGTTCCGCATGTGAGCTTCGTCCACGGCGCGGCCAATGTGAAGTACCTACGGCGCCGCTACGACGCGTTGGTGACCAATCCGCTGTTCGCCGGCATGGAGTTCATCGACGACGAGGGCGAGTTCGCCCGGCGACTGCCGCTGATGGCCGAGAAGCGCGACTTCTCCGAACCGGTGGCGCTGAACTGGACTCGGCAGGGCACCGACGTCGACTTCGGTGCGCTGTCGCGCCAACTCATCGGTTACGTCGCACAGCGCGGCATGACCACCCGATTCGGGCATGAGGTGCGTGACCTGCGCCAAGAGTCCGACGGCTCGTGGACGCTGAAGGTGGAAAACCTGCGTACCGGCCGGACCAGCAAGCTCAAATCCAAGTTCGTCTTCGTCGGTGCGGGCGGCGGGGCGCTGAACCTGCTGCAGAAGGCGGGCATGAAGGAGGCCAAGGGCTTCGGCGGCTTCCCGGTCAGCGGCAAGTTCCTGCGCACCGACGTATCGAGCTTGACCGCGGCGCATCGGGCCAAGGTGTACGGCCAGCCTCCGGTGGGCGCGCCGCCGATGTCGGTTCCGCACCTGGACGCCCGAATGATCAACGGCAAATCGTGGTTGCTGTTCGGGCCGTTCGCGGGCTGGTCTCCGAAATTCCTCAAACAGGGCGACGTCTTCGACCTGCCCGAGTCCATCACGCTGACCAACGTCGCATCCCTGGTCAACGTCGGGCTCACCCAGTTCGGGTTGCTGAAGTATCTTGTCGGTCAGTTGATGCTGTCCGACGCCGAACGAATCGACGCGCTTCGCGAATTCGCGCCTAGCGCAAGGGAATCGGACTGGGAGCTTAACGTCGCCGGGCAACGGGTCCAGGTCATCTGCGGCGCCAAGGGCAAGGGTGTGTTGGACTTCGGCACGACCGTACTGGCCGCCGGCGACGGCACCATCGCGGGACTACTCGGCGCATCGCCAGGGGCGTCGACCGCGGTGCCCGCGATGCTCGACGTGATGCAGCGCTGCTTCGCCCAGCGCTACCAGGCGTGGCTGCCCAAACTGCAGGAGATGGTGCCGTCGCTGGGCCATGAGTTGTCCTCGGAGCCGGCGCTGTTCGACGACGTGTGGTCGCACGGGACCCGGGTGCTGCGGCTCGACGAATCCTCGGCGGTGACCGCCGGATGA
- a CDS encoding energy-coupling factor ABC transporter ATP-binding protein, with translation MNAVTIEALRHVYPDGQVALDGVDLAVAHGERIAVLGPNGAGKTTLMLHLNGVLTATSGTVRIGDAVLTRKTIHDVRRRVGLVFQDPDDQLFMPTVAQDVAFGPANFGLRGEELAARVREALRTVSLTEQANRSPTHLSAGQRRRAALATVLACAPDILVLDEPSANLDPVARRELAETLSGLEATMLIVTHDLPYAAQLCERAVVMDRGAIVADGPIRDVLSDAELLAAHRLELPWGFEVPAP, from the coding sequence ATGAACGCGGTCACCATCGAGGCACTGCGCCACGTTTACCCGGACGGCCAGGTGGCTCTCGACGGCGTCGACCTTGCCGTCGCACATGGAGAGCGCATCGCGGTGTTGGGGCCCAACGGCGCCGGCAAGACCACGCTGATGCTGCATCTGAACGGTGTGCTCACCGCGACGTCGGGCACGGTACGGATCGGCGATGCGGTGTTGACGCGCAAGACCATTCACGACGTTCGCAGGCGCGTCGGGCTCGTCTTCCAGGACCCCGACGACCAGTTGTTCATGCCGACCGTCGCCCAGGACGTGGCATTCGGCCCCGCCAACTTCGGGTTGCGCGGCGAGGAGTTGGCCGCGCGGGTACGGGAGGCGTTGCGGACCGTTTCGCTCACCGAACAGGCCAACCGCAGCCCCACCCACCTGTCGGCGGGCCAACGTCGCCGCGCGGCATTGGCGACCGTGCTGGCATGTGCGCCCGACATTCTCGTGCTCGACGAACCGTCGGCCAACCTCGATCCCGTAGCGCGCCGCGAACTGGCCGAAACCTTGTCCGGCCTCGAGGCGACGATGTTGATCGTCACGCACGACCTGCCGTACGCCGCCCAACTGTGCGAGCGGGCGGTGGTGATGGACCGCGGCGCGATTGTGGCCGACGGGCCGATCCGCGACGTCCTCTCGGATGCGGAACTTCTTGCCGCACACCGCCTGGAACTGCCCTGGGGTTTCGAGGTGCCGGCGCCCTAG
- the cbiQ gene encoding cobalt ECF transporter T component CbiQ — translation MGAGAHPLYRHDDSVVHRAPAEVKIVCLLVFVLAVVATPREMFWPFAVYAAIVVVVWRLARIPLRWILPRMLIETPFLVLAVLLPFAEGGERVDVAGLQLSVTGLWAAWGIVIKGTLGVAAALTVAATTSTTELPMALSRLGMPAVVTSVLVLMIRYVDLLTGEASRMRMARLSRGDSPRALHQAGAIAKGIGALFLRSYERGERVYVAMLSRGFDGSAPDLAVIGAPPRAAASQWVVAMTPAVAAVAIATAAWVLR, via the coding sequence ATGGGCGCGGGTGCCCATCCGCTCTACCGGCACGACGACTCCGTCGTGCACCGTGCCCCGGCCGAGGTCAAGATCGTGTGCCTGCTGGTGTTCGTGCTCGCCGTGGTCGCGACGCCGCGGGAGATGTTCTGGCCCTTCGCCGTCTACGCCGCGATCGTCGTCGTCGTCTGGCGGCTCGCGCGCATCCCCCTGCGATGGATCCTGCCGCGGATGCTGATCGAGACGCCGTTCCTGGTTCTGGCGGTGCTCCTGCCGTTCGCCGAGGGCGGCGAGCGTGTCGACGTGGCGGGGTTGCAGCTTTCGGTCACCGGACTCTGGGCGGCGTGGGGCATCGTCATCAAGGGCACGTTGGGGGTGGCGGCCGCGCTGACGGTGGCGGCCACCACGTCGACGACCGAGCTGCCGATGGCGTTGAGCAGGCTGGGAATGCCCGCCGTGGTGACCTCGGTGCTGGTGCTGATGATCCGCTATGTCGATCTGCTCACCGGCGAGGCCAGCCGCATGCGGATGGCACGCCTCTCGCGCGGCGACTCGCCGCGTGCCCTGCATCAGGCGGGCGCGATAGCCAAGGGGATCGGGGCATTGTTCCTGCGCTCCTACGAACGCGGCGAGCGGGTCTACGTGGCGATGCTGTCACGCGGGTTCGACGGCAGCGCACCAGATCTGGCGGTGATCGGGGCACCGCCGCGGGCGGCCGCGTCGCAGTGGGTGGTCGCAATGACACCCGCCGTCGCTGCGGTGGCGATCGCGACGGCGGCGTGGGTGCTGCGATGA
- a CDS encoding energy-coupling factor ABC transporter permease: MHMSDGIVNAPTSVIFGLIAVVAVAFCASKARNELDERTVPLAGLVAAFIFAVQMVNFPILPGVSGHLLGGALAAILVGPYTGALCIAIVLVVQALLFADGGVTALGTNITNMAVIGVAAGYSTAVLLYAAARRRGDVPVGGLGVIAFLAALIGTICAAMGFVLEYAIGGATATSMGAITGYMFGTHALIGVGEGLITAVTVMAVARSRPDLVYLLRRTRQEVAA; the protein is encoded by the coding sequence ATGCACATGAGCGACGGCATCGTCAACGCACCGACCTCCGTCATCTTCGGCCTCATCGCCGTCGTGGCCGTCGCATTCTGCGCGTCCAAGGCGCGAAACGAACTCGACGAACGCACGGTGCCGCTGGCCGGATTGGTGGCCGCATTCATCTTCGCGGTGCAGATGGTGAACTTCCCGATTTTGCCGGGGGTGAGCGGACATCTGCTCGGCGGCGCCCTCGCGGCGATCCTGGTCGGCCCCTACACCGGGGCGCTGTGCATCGCGATCGTGCTGGTGGTGCAGGCGCTGCTGTTCGCCGACGGCGGGGTTACCGCGCTGGGCACCAACATCACCAACATGGCCGTGATCGGGGTGGCCGCCGGATATTCGACGGCTGTGCTGCTCTACGCCGCGGCCCGCAGGCGGGGTGACGTCCCGGTGGGCGGACTCGGTGTCATCGCGTTCCTCGCCGCGCTGATCGGAACGATCTGTGCGGCAATGGGATTCGTACTCGAGTACGCGATCGGCGGCGCGACAGCGACGTCGATGGGCGCCATCACCGGATACATGTTCGGCACTCATGCGCTGATCGGGGTCGGCGAGGGGCTGATCACCGCGGTCACCGTGATGGCCGTCGCGCGGTCGCGTCCCGACCTGGTGTACCTGTTGCGACGGACCCGACAGGAGGTTGCGGCATGA
- a CDS encoding ArsR/SmtB family transcription factor: protein MVRSGSRTEAKDVTSALADVDTTGWTVRFDLLSDPNRLEILLVLHRAPGICVGDLAAALGRSENAVSQALRVLRQQGWVSSTRVGRTVSYRLQDQTVHDLLHWIGARHS from the coding sequence ATGGTCCGGTCCGGTAGCCGAACGGAAGCCAAGGATGTGACGTCCGCCTTAGCCGACGTCGACACGACCGGCTGGACGGTGCGCTTCGACCTGCTCTCCGACCCGAACCGGCTCGAGATTCTGTTGGTGCTGCACCGGGCGCCGGGCATCTGCGTCGGCGATCTGGCCGCCGCGCTCGGCCGGTCGGAGAACGCCGTGTCGCAAGCGCTGCGGGTACTGCGCCAGCAGGGTTGGGTGTCGTCCACGCGGGTCGGGCGCACGGTCAGCTACCGCCTGCAGGACCAGACCGTGCACGACCTGTTGCACTGGATCGGCGCCCGCCACAGCTGA
- a CDS encoding aldehyde dehydrogenase family protein: MTASDVINPATEELLRTVEQTDEAAVDDAVARAKATQRDWARRAPADRAAALRAFAATVDAHVDELAALEVANSGHPIGNAEWEAGHVRDVLQFYAAAPERLSGKQIPVAGGINVTFNEPLGVVGVITPWNFPMTIASWGFAPALAAGNAVLVKPAEWTPLTTIRLGELAIESGIPADLLQVLPGKGGVVGERFVSHPDVRKIVFTGSTEVGTRVMAGAASRVKRVTLELGGKSANIVFDDCDLEQAAATAPYGVFDNAGQDCCARSRILVQRSVYDRFMELFEPAVKGVVVGDPRAKDTEMGPLVSKAHWNSVASFVPDEAPVAFRGSAPSDPGYWFPPTVLTPQRTDRTVREEIFGPVVTVLPFDDETDAIALANDTPYGLSGSIWTDNLSRALRVSRAIESGNLSVNSHASVRYNTPFGGFKQSGLGRELGPDAPLSFTETKNVFVAVREA; this comes from the coding sequence AGCCGCGGTTGACGACGCGGTCGCGCGAGCGAAAGCGACGCAACGGGATTGGGCGCGTCGGGCTCCCGCCGACCGGGCGGCCGCGCTGCGCGCCTTCGCCGCGACGGTGGACGCGCACGTCGACGAGTTGGCGGCGTTGGAAGTCGCGAACTCCGGGCATCCGATCGGCAACGCCGAATGGGAGGCCGGCCACGTCCGCGACGTGCTGCAGTTCTACGCCGCCGCACCGGAACGCCTGTCGGGCAAGCAGATTCCGGTCGCCGGCGGCATCAACGTGACGTTCAACGAGCCGCTCGGGGTGGTCGGCGTCATCACCCCGTGGAACTTCCCGATGACGATCGCGTCGTGGGGCTTCGCGCCCGCACTTGCCGCGGGAAACGCGGTGCTGGTCAAACCGGCCGAGTGGACACCGCTCACCACGATCCGGTTGGGGGAGTTGGCCATCGAATCGGGGATACCCGCCGACCTGTTGCAGGTGCTGCCCGGTAAGGGTGGGGTGGTCGGCGAGCGGTTCGTCAGCCATCCCGACGTACGCAAGATCGTGTTCACCGGGTCCACCGAGGTCGGCACCCGGGTGATGGCGGGCGCGGCCAGTCGGGTCAAGCGCGTCACGCTCGAGCTGGGTGGCAAGAGCGCCAACATCGTGTTCGACGACTGCGATCTGGAGCAGGCGGCGGCCACCGCGCCGTACGGGGTGTTCGACAATGCCGGCCAGGACTGCTGTGCCCGCAGCCGGATCCTGGTGCAGCGCAGCGTTTACGACCGCTTCATGGAGTTGTTCGAGCCCGCCGTCAAGGGCGTCGTCGTCGGGGACCCGCGAGCCAAGGACACCGAGATGGGCCCATTGGTGTCGAAGGCGCACTGGAACTCCGTCGCCTCGTTCGTGCCCGACGAGGCGCCCGTCGCATTCCGGGGGTCGGCGCCGTCGGACCCGGGGTACTGGTTCCCGCCGACCGTGCTGACGCCGCAGCGCACCGACCGCACGGTGCGCGAAGAGATCTTCGGGCCGGTGGTCACCGTGTTGCCCTTCGACGACGAGACCGATGCGATCGCGCTCGCCAACGACACCCCTTACGGGTTGTCCGGGTCGATCTGGACCGACAACCTGTCGCGGGCGTTGCGGGTATCGCGCGCGATCGAATCCGGCAACCTGTCGGTCAACTCGCATGCGTCGGTGCGCTACAACACGCCGTTCGGGGGGTTCAAACAGTCCGGCCTCGGCCGCGAACTCGGCCCCGACGCGCCGCTGTCGTTCACCGAGACCAAGAACGTCTTCGTCGCTGTCCGGGAGGCCTGA
- a CDS encoding PDGLE domain-containing protein has translation MSARWRFWTVFAAATLLIAGVVSYFASSSPDGLDSATLRGCEIVETADGEELTGECIAQHADEHSLAASPLADYAIEGRDGTGGVAGIIGVLATVVLAGSVFWLIARSRKAGDSSGSRR, from the coding sequence ATGAGCGCACGCTGGCGGTTCTGGACCGTGTTCGCCGCCGCCACCCTGCTGATCGCCGGCGTGGTGTCCTACTTCGCGAGCTCGAGCCCTGACGGGCTCGACTCGGCGACCCTGCGAGGCTGCGAAATCGTCGAGACCGCCGATGGCGAGGAACTGACCGGCGAGTGCATCGCCCAGCACGCCGACGAACACAGCCTTGCGGCCTCGCCGTTGGCCGACTACGCGATCGAAGGGCGCGACGGGACCGGCGGAGTCGCCGGCATCATCGGCGTGCTGGCGACGGTGGTGCTCGCGGGCTCGGTCTTCTGGTTGATCGCCCGCAGCCGCAAGGCGGGCGACAGTAGCGGGAGCCGGCGCTAG
- the mtr gene encoding mycothione reductase, whose product MTHFDLAIIGTGSGNTILDERYVDKKVAICEQGIFGGTCLNVGCIPTKMFVYAAGIAQDVREASRYGVDAHVDAVRWPDIVSRVFGRIDPIAMSGENYRRSSPNVAVFGSHARFRPTRPDGRYVMRTDDGEEFTADQVVIAAGSRAVVPDAVAECGAPYHTSDTIMRITDVPEHLIIVGGGFVACEFAHIFSSLGSRVTLLIRGSTLLRGHDDDIAMRFTDIAAKKWEVRNHHELADAREVGGGVEITCQDGSKLRGDALLVATGRVPNGDLLDAEHAGVKVTAGGQVVVDEYQRTTARGVFALGDVSSDFQLKHVANHEARVVKHNLLQDWDDTDALVAANHRHVPSAVFTDPQIASVGLTENEARAKGFRIKVKIQDYSDVAYGWAMEDTTGIAKLVVDDDTGLLLGAHIMGHQASSLIQPIIQAMAFDLPAQDMARGQYWIHPALPEIIENALLALCGEPPWPPSKRH is encoded by the coding sequence ATGACGCACTTCGACCTCGCGATCATCGGAACCGGCTCCGGCAACACGATTCTCGACGAGCGATACGTCGACAAGAAGGTGGCGATCTGCGAGCAGGGGATCTTCGGCGGCACGTGCCTCAACGTCGGGTGCATCCCGACGAAGATGTTCGTCTACGCGGCCGGCATCGCGCAGGACGTCAGGGAGGCATCGCGGTACGGCGTCGATGCCCATGTCGACGCCGTGCGGTGGCCCGACATCGTCTCGCGAGTGTTCGGGCGGATCGACCCGATCGCGATGAGCGGGGAGAACTACCGCCGGTCCTCGCCCAACGTGGCGGTGTTCGGCAGCCACGCGAGGTTCCGGCCGACTCGGCCCGACGGCCGCTACGTGATGCGCACCGACGACGGTGAGGAGTTCACTGCCGACCAGGTGGTGATTGCCGCCGGTTCGCGGGCCGTGGTCCCCGACGCGGTCGCGGAATGTGGTGCGCCGTACCACACCAGTGACACGATCATGCGCATCACCGATGTGCCCGAGCACCTCATCATCGTCGGCGGCGGGTTCGTCGCCTGCGAGTTCGCCCACATCTTCTCCTCCCTGGGCAGCCGCGTGACGCTGCTGATCCGCGGCAGCACGCTGCTGCGCGGTCACGACGACGACATCGCCATGCGCTTCACCGACATCGCCGCCAAGAAGTGGGAGGTGCGCAACCATCACGAACTGGCGGATGCCCGTGAGGTCGGCGGAGGAGTCGAGATCACGTGCCAGGACGGCTCGAAGCTGCGCGGCGACGCGCTGCTGGTGGCGACGGGCCGCGTTCCCAACGGCGACCTGCTCGACGCCGAGCACGCCGGTGTGAAGGTCACCGCCGGCGGACAGGTCGTCGTCGACGAATATCAACGCACCACGGCGCGAGGCGTTTTTGCGCTCGGCGACGTGTCTTCGGACTTTCAGCTCAAGCACGTCGCCAACCACGAAGCACGCGTCGTCAAGCACAATCTGCTGCAGGACTGGGACGACACGGATGCGCTGGTGGCGGCCAACCATCGCCATGTGCCCTCGGCGGTGTTCACCGACCCGCAGATCGCCAGCGTCGGCTTGACCGAAAACGAGGCGCGCGCAAAAGGATTCCGGATCAAGGTCAAAATTCAGGACTACAGTGACGTCGCCTACGGCTGGGCGATGGAGGACACCACCGGTATCGCCAAGCTGGTCGTCGACGACGACACCGGCCTGCTGCTCGGCGCACACATCATGGGCCATCAGGCGTCGTCGCTGATCCAGCCCATCATTCAGGCGATGGCCTTCGATCTGCCTGCCCAGGACATGGCGCGCGGGCAGTACTGGATTCATCCCGCGTTACCGGAGATCATCGAGAACGCGCTGCTGGCGCTCTGCGGTGAACCGCCGTGGCCGCCGTCCAAACGCCACTAG
- a CDS encoding class I SAM-dependent methyltransferase, producing the protein MSTAEPKPDAADQDADRQLKAKHRALWASGDYPAVAAELIPGLGPELVRACGVRAGDRVLDVAAGSGNAAIPAAALGAVVTASDLTPELFDAGRRIAAERGVDLEWVEADAEALPFADDSFDIVMSCVGAMFAPHHQETADEMVRVVRPGGTIGMINWTPQGFIGNLFATMKPYAPPPPPGASPPPRWGDEEHVRGLFGDRVAEENMRRQTVRLEHCATAAEFREYWKRNYGPTIAAYKFNADDPQRVEALDADFLAFLEKWNNGDDTRAFWEAEYLLVTAVKR; encoded by the coding sequence ATGAGTACGGCAGAGCCGAAACCCGACGCGGCGGATCAGGATGCCGATCGGCAGTTGAAAGCCAAACACCGTGCGCTGTGGGCATCCGGCGACTACCCCGCCGTGGCCGCGGAACTGATCCCCGGCCTGGGGCCCGAACTCGTCCGCGCCTGCGGGGTGCGAGCCGGCGATCGGGTGCTCGACGTCGCGGCCGGTTCTGGAAACGCGGCGATCCCCGCTGCGGCGCTCGGCGCGGTCGTCACCGCAAGCGATCTCACCCCGGAGTTGTTCGACGCCGGACGCCGCATCGCCGCCGAACGCGGAGTGGACCTGGAGTGGGTGGAAGCCGACGCAGAAGCGTTGCCGTTCGCCGACGACAGTTTCGACATCGTGATGTCCTGCGTCGGTGCGATGTTCGCCCCCCATCACCAGGAGACCGCCGACGAGATGGTCCGTGTCGTCCGACCCGGCGGAACCATCGGGATGATCAACTGGACCCCGCAGGGCTTCATCGGCAACCTCTTCGCCACGATGAAGCCCTACGCGCCGCCGCCACCCCCTGGCGCGAGCCCGCCGCCGCGGTGGGGCGACGAGGAGCATGTCCGGGGGCTGTTCGGCGATCGGGTCGCCGAAGAGAACATGCGCAGGCAGACCGTGCGTCTCGAGCACTGCGCGACGGCCGCCGAGTTTCGCGAGTACTGGAAGCGCAATTACGGGCCGACCATCGCCGCGTACAAGTTCAACGCCGACGACCCCCAGCGCGTCGAGGCCCTGGACGCCGACTTCCTGGCGTTCCTGGAGAAGTGGAACAACGGCGACGACACCCGGGCGTTCTGGGAGGCCGAGTACCTGCTGGTGACCGCCGTCAAGCGGTGA
- a CDS encoding 3-oxoacyl-ACP reductase yields the protein MMDLTRRLAGKVAVVTGGGSGIGLAAARRMRAEGATIVVGDVDPTAGKKVADELEATFIPVDVSDVAAVDALFDTAAETHGAVDIAFNNAGISPPEDDLIENTGLDAWQRVQDVNLKSVFLCCKAALRHMVPRQKGSIINTASFVAVMGSATSQISYTASKGGVLAMSRELGVQYARQGIRVNALCPGPVNTPLLQELFAKDPERAARRLVHVPVGRFAEPEEIAAAVAFLASDDASFVTASAFLVDGGISGHYVTPL from the coding sequence CTGATGGATCTGACGCGGCGGCTCGCCGGCAAGGTGGCCGTGGTGACCGGCGGCGGCAGTGGGATCGGGTTGGCGGCCGCGCGGCGCATGCGCGCCGAGGGTGCCACCATCGTCGTCGGCGACGTCGACCCGACAGCCGGCAAGAAGGTGGCCGACGAGTTGGAGGCGACGTTCATACCGGTGGACGTTTCCGACGTCGCGGCGGTCGACGCGCTGTTCGACACCGCCGCCGAGACGCACGGCGCCGTCGACATCGCGTTCAACAACGCCGGTATCTCTCCTCCGGAGGACGACCTCATCGAGAACACCGGGCTGGACGCCTGGCAGCGGGTGCAGGATGTCAACCTCAAATCGGTGTTCCTGTGCTGCAAGGCCGCACTGCGCCACATGGTGCCCCGGCAGAAGGGGTCGATCATCAACACCGCGTCGTTCGTTGCGGTGATGGGTTCGGCCACCTCGCAGATCTCCTACACCGCGTCCAAGGGCGGCGTGCTCGCGATGTCGCGCGAGCTCGGGGTGCAGTACGCGCGGCAGGGCATCCGGGTCAACGCGCTGTGTCCCGGGCCGGTGAACACCCCGCTGCTGCAGGAGTTGTTCGCCAAGGACCCGGAACGGGCAGCGAGGCGGCTGGTGCACGTCCCGGTCGGCCGGTTCGCCGAACCCGAGGAGATCGCGGCCGCGGTCGCGTTCCTCGCCAGCGACGACGCGTCGTTCGTCACCGCTTCGGCCTTCCTTGTCGACGGCGGCATCAGCGGTCACTACGTCACCCCGCTGTAG
- a CDS encoding alpha/beta hydrolase: protein MALGTDPDGEGELVATLVRRGEPDPSATRAVLLVHGFTDYFFNTELADHFAVRGFAFYAVDLHKCGRSWREGQTPHFTTDLTRYHVELERALDIIASVSPAEVLVYGHSAGGLIVSLWLDRLRSRGLTGRKRVGGLVLNSPWLDLQGPSILRAAPTRAALGAVSRFRKRLVVRPPTEGGYGTTLHRDYHGDFDYDLRWKPIGGFPVRTGWIHAIRRGHAKLHRGLDVGVPNLILRSDRSVREARDPDSIQRGDAVLDVRQIARWAGCIGNRTTVVPIVDAKHDVFLSMPEPRQAAYDELTGWLNWYLTHRSDTTTQSRGG, encoded by the coding sequence ATGGCCCTCGGCACAGACCCGGACGGCGAGGGTGAACTCGTCGCGACACTGGTCCGCCGCGGTGAGCCAGATCCGTCGGCCACCCGTGCGGTGCTGTTGGTGCACGGGTTCACCGACTACTTCTTCAACACCGAGCTCGCCGACCACTTCGCCGTGCGGGGATTTGCCTTCTACGCCGTCGACCTGCACAAATGCGGCCGGTCGTGGCGGGAGGGCCAGACCCCGCACTTCACCACCGACCTGACCCGCTACCACGTGGAGCTCGAGCGCGCGCTCGACATCATCGCCTCGGTGTCACCGGCGGAGGTGTTGGTGTACGGGCATTCGGCCGGTGGACTCATCGTGTCGCTGTGGCTGGACCGGTTGCGCAGCCGCGGGCTGACCGGCCGCAAACGCGTCGGCGGTCTTGTGCTCAACAGCCCCTGGCTGGATCTGCAAGGGCCCTCGATCCTGCGGGCCGCGCCGACCCGCGCCGCGCTGGGCGCGGTCTCGCGGTTTCGCAAACGGCTGGTGGTGCGCCCACCGACCGAGGGTGGATACGGCACCACACTGCACCGCGACTACCACGGCGACTTCGACTACGACCTGAGGTGGAAGCCGATCGGCGGCTTTCCGGTCAGGACCGGCTGGATCCACGCCATCCGCCGGGGCCACGCGAAACTGCACCGCGGGCTCGACGTCGGCGTGCCCAACCTCATCCTGCGCTCGGACCGCAGCGTTCGCGAGGCCCGGGATCCTGACTCGATCCAGCGCGGCGACGCGGTGCTCGACGTCAGGCAGATCGCCCGGTGGGCCGGATGCATCGGCAATCGGACCACGGTCGTGCCGATCGTCGACGCCAAGCACGACGTGTTCCTGTCGATGCCCGAACCGCGGCAGGCCGCCTACGACGAGCTGACCGGCTGGCTCAACTGGTATCTCACCCACCGCTCCGATACCACCACCCAATCCCGAGGAGGCTGA